The following coding sequences are from one Saprospiraceae bacterium window:
- a CDS encoding arsenate reductase — MAKKIYHLPHCGTCKKIISDLNTESCELIDIKSSPINEKILDQWAKLAGSYQALFSKKAIKYKTMGLKDKVLTEADYKKYILSDYTFIKRPVIVVGKKIFIGHAADQILGAQAALN, encoded by the coding sequence ATGGCAAAAAAAATCTACCATCTCCCTCATTGCGGCACCTGTAAAAAAATAATTTCAGATCTCAATACTGAGTCTTGTGAACTAATTGATATCAAATCAAGCCCAATCAATGAAAAAATTCTGGATCAATGGGCCAAACTCGCGGGATCTTATCAAGCTTTATTTAGTAAAAAAGCGATTAAATACAAAACCATGGGTTTGAAAGATAAAGTTTTAACTGAAGCTGACTACAAAAAATATATCCTCAGTGACTATACTTTTATCAAACGTCCAGTAATTGTTGTAGGGAAAAAAATTTTTATAGGACATGCAGCAGATCAAATTCTTGGTGCTCAGGCAGCATTAAACTAA
- a CDS encoding DHH family phosphoesterase, with translation MIHPVNINSIRELISFPKNISILSHRNPDGDALGSTLALSHYLQGLGHQVKVIMPSEYPLNFEWLPQANQIITYDLSPKQAEDWIKASQLIFLLDFNSLDRIDKMGLWVQESSAPKVMIDHHIEPEPIADVILSEDWRSSTSEMVYIILSQLGREAKFSDEIDKCIYTGILTDTGSFHHNTSPELYRIVADMKERGLQDGTIQEMVNNSQPDKYLQLLGHCLYNRMELLPDLHAGYIYLTREDYKKFDIQRGDTEGIINYLMMLKSVRVGVLVMHQPSIIKLSMRSKGDINVQMICRKYFNGGGHKNASGGSSKVSLDDTLNHLKTALRELAGT, from the coding sequence ATGATTCATCCCGTCAATATAAACTCTATCCGAGAGCTTATTTCCTTTCCTAAGAATATATCCATCTTGTCACATCGAAATCCCGATGGGGATGCATTGGGATCAACCCTTGCTTTATCTCATTACCTTCAAGGATTGGGGCATCAAGTCAAAGTCATTATGCCCAGTGAGTATCCGCTCAATTTTGAATGGTTGCCACAGGCTAATCAGATCATTACTTATGACCTTTCACCCAAACAGGCTGAAGATTGGATTAAAGCGTCACAGTTGATTTTTTTGCTTGATTTTAATTCTTTGGATCGCATCGACAAAATGGGTTTATGGGTCCAAGAATCTTCTGCACCCAAAGTCATGATAGACCATCACATCGAGCCGGAGCCGATCGCAGACGTCATCCTATCTGAAGATTGGAGATCCTCAACGTCTGAAATGGTGTATATCATCTTATCGCAATTGGGTCGTGAGGCAAAATTTTCTGATGAAATAGACAAATGCATTTATACAGGGATATTGACAGATACTGGCTCGTTTCACCATAATACCAGTCCGGAACTCTATCGTATAGTGGCGGATATGAAGGAACGCGGATTGCAAGATGGCACGATTCAAGAGATGGTAAACAACAGCCAGCCGGATAAATATTTGCAATTGTTAGGGCATTGTTTGTACAACAGAATGGAATTACTTCCTGACCTTCACGCCGGATATATTTATTTGACCCGAGAAGATTACAAAAAATTTGATATCCAAAGAGGGGACACCGAAGGCATAATCAATTATCTGATGATGTTGAAAAGTGTAAGAGTGGGTGTGTTGGTGATGCATCAGCCATCTATCATTAAACTTTCCATGAGATCCAAAGGGGATATCAATGTACAAATGATTTGCAGAAAGTATTTCAATGGTGGAGGTCATAAAAATGCTTCCGGAGGCTCAAGTAAGGTTTCATTGGATGATACACTCAACCATTTAAAAACAGCACTCAGAGAACTTGCTGGCACGTGA
- a CDS encoding nucleoside-diphosphate kinase, which translates to MATNRTFTMIKPDAVESGHIGAILDKICSAGFKIKALKYTRLSRAKASEFYAIHSDKGFFDELVSFMSRGPIVAAILEKENAVEDFRKLIGATNPANAAPGTIRALYAKSVGENAVHGSDSDENAAIESAFHFAGTEIF; encoded by the coding sequence ATGGCTACCAACAGGACATTTACAATGATTAAGCCCGATGCAGTTGAATCTGGACATATCGGCGCTATTTTAGATAAAATTTGCAGTGCAGGATTTAAAATCAAAGCACTCAAATACACAAGACTCTCCCGGGCAAAAGCATCAGAATTTTATGCAATCCATTCAGATAAAGGATTTTTTGATGAATTGGTATCATTCATGTCAAGAGGACCTATCGTCGCAGCAATTCTTGAAAAAGAAAATGCAGTAGAAGATTTTCGAAAACTTATCGGTGCAACCAACCCCGCAAATGCTGCGCCAGGAACGATCAGAGCATTATATGCCAAAAGTGTAGGCGAAAATGCAGTACATGGATCTGATTCTGATGAAAATGCTGCAATTGAATCAGCTTTCCACTTTGCAGGAACTGAAATATTCTAA
- a CDS encoding nucleoside phosphorylase — translation MEKNNANWILNTDGSIYHLCLKPEDVPSNILTVGDPDRVPEVSRHFDTIHKKIRNREFEIHIGKLGGHDILAMSTGMGTDNIDIVMQELDALVNVDFSTMEAKPEIKNLKIIRLGTSGSIQPHISVDQILLTDFAISMDNLHRHYVLKRKFENYEMELFPFLGMVHVTRADADLLNQFQSPQTILGNTLTAPGFYGPQGRKTRLPLREDSIIEKLSDADFSFGKITNMEMETSGIYSLGESLGHKCLSVNAILAQRNTNQFSTNPAGIVKQMIEYVFSRLVF, via the coding sequence ATGGAGAAAAATAATGCGAATTGGATATTGAATACTGATGGAAGCATTTATCATTTATGTCTAAAACCTGAAGATGTTCCCTCCAACATTTTGACAGTAGGAGATCCGGATCGAGTACCCGAAGTGAGTCGACATTTTGACACTATCCATAAAAAGATTCGAAACAGAGAGTTTGAGATTCATATTGGCAAGCTTGGTGGGCATGATATTTTGGCAATGTCAACCGGTATGGGCACTGATAATATAGACATCGTCATGCAGGAATTAGATGCTCTTGTCAACGTGGATTTTAGTACTATGGAGGCGAAGCCGGAGATTAAAAATTTGAAAATCATTCGACTTGGTACTTCAGGGAGTATTCAACCTCATATATCTGTAGATCAAATCTTGCTTACGGATTTTGCGATTTCAATGGACAATCTGCACAGACATTATGTGCTCAAACGAAAATTTGAAAATTATGAGATGGAATTATTTCCTTTTCTGGGTATGGTGCATGTGACAAGAGCAGACGCAGATTTATTAAATCAGTTCCAATCACCTCAAACTATCTTAGGCAACACTTTGACGGCACCTGGTTTTTATGGTCCTCAAGGTCGTAAAACCCGACTCCCATTGCGGGAAGATTCTATCATTGAAAAACTTTCAGATGCTGATTTTTCCTTTGGAAAGATAACTAACATGGAAATGGAAACTTCAGGTATTTACTCTCTGGGAGAAAGCTTGGGTCATAAATGCCTGAGTGTAAATGCCATACTTGCTCAGCGCAATACAAACCAATTCAGTACCAATCCTGCTGGGATTGTCAAGCAAATGATAGAATACGTTTTTTCTCGTCTGGTTTTTTAG